A genomic window from Paenibacillus sp. FSL K6-0276 includes:
- a CDS encoding ABC transporter permease, with the protein MDLQTLGQLLNTTLVFSTALIFASLGGIFSERSGVVNIGLEGLMMFGAFAAAVGGYYAQDAGMGGWAPWIGVLCAMAVGVLGSLIHAVASITFKSDQTISGTVINFLAAGSTLYMVKLLFDGSAETPLIDGFDKVAIPGLSKIPVIGEGIFNSYPTTYLAIVLVIVIYFVLFKTPFGLRLRAVGEHPSAADTLGVKVNRMRYIGVMLSGLMAGIGGATITLTTTGTFGHNTISGQGFIAIAAMIFGKWNPLGAFGAAVFFGFSQAIRNYVQLFEWSKGIPQEFIFMIPYVLTIIVLVGAVGRSAAPKALGQPYDPGKR; encoded by the coding sequence ATGGATCTGCAGACGTTAGGTCAACTGCTTAATACAACGCTTGTTTTTTCCACAGCGCTCATTTTTGCCTCACTTGGCGGCATCTTCTCTGAACGCTCCGGTGTCGTAAATATTGGACTTGAAGGTTTGATGATGTTTGGTGCCTTTGCAGCAGCAGTAGGCGGTTATTATGCTCAAGATGCTGGGATGGGTGGCTGGGCTCCTTGGATTGGAGTACTCTGTGCTATGGCCGTAGGGGTACTTGGTTCACTAATTCATGCAGTTGCATCTATAACCTTTAAATCGGATCAGACGATCAGTGGTACGGTTATTAACTTTTTAGCCGCAGGTAGTACGCTCTATATGGTAAAGCTGCTGTTTGATGGATCTGCTGAAACTCCGCTAATCGATGGATTTGATAAGGTTGCAATTCCTGGACTCTCTAAAATCCCGGTGATCGGTGAAGGGATATTTAATTCCTATCCGACCACTTATCTAGCCATCGTGCTGGTTATCGTTATTTATTTCGTTTTGTTTAAGACGCCATTTGGACTGCGTTTACGCGCAGTAGGTGAGCATCCTAGTGCTGCTGACACCTTGGGCGTCAAGGTAAATCGGATGAGATATATCGGCGTAATGCTGAGTGGATTGATGGCTGGTATCGGTGGTGCTACAATCACTTTAACTACAACCGGAACCTTTGGTCATAATACGATCTCTGGTCAAGGTTTTATCGCGATTGCAGCGATGATCTTTGGTAAATGGAATCCGCTCGGTGCCTTTGGAGCTGCTGTATTCTTCGGGTTCTCCCAAGCAATCCGCAACTATGTTCAATTGTTCGAGTGGTCTAAAGGAATTCCACAAGAGTTTATCTTTATGATTCCTTATGTATTGACGATCATTGTGCTTGTAGGTGCTGTAGGTCGTTCCGCTGCTCCTAAGGCATTAGGTCAGCCATACGATCCTGGTAAGCGCTAG
- a CDS encoding GNAT family N-acetyltransferase: MIRYRRPKQDDVIILDLIERQLVPLSHLPQAEIIKIKKDLPRRLGHGITLVTYPDYENDPNGFVHFLLHGDLLYIDMLAIAPEARRKHLGNMLMDRAERFALSRGCHRSKVSVDLGNAAALAFYHKLGYSVARYQSLSFCYELEKRFT, translated from the coding sequence ATGATTCGTTATCGTCGACCCAAGCAGGATGACGTCATTATTCTTGATTTAATCGAGCGACAGCTCGTACCATTATCTCATCTGCCGCAAGCTGAAATTATTAAAATCAAAAAGGATTTACCTCGTCGTCTGGGACACGGAATCACCCTTGTCACCTATCCCGACTATGAAAACGATCCAAATGGGTTTGTCCATTTCTTGCTACATGGTGATTTACTCTACATCGATATGCTAGCCATTGCACCCGAAGCTCGGCGAAAACACTTGGGGAATATGCTCATGGATCGAGCAGAAAGATTTGCACTATCTCGCGGATGTCATCGTTCTAAGGTATCCGTCGATTTAGGAAATGCAGCAGCACTAGCCTTTTATCACAAATTGGGCTACAGCGTAGCCCGTTATCAATCTCTAAGTTTTTGCTACGAACTTGAGAAACGATTTACCTGA
- the ilvB gene encoding biosynthetic-type acetolactate synthase large subunit → MSAQIPDLRSTEQLKEKWMEPEVISGSEILLRSLVLEGVDTVFGYPGGAVLYIYDALYGFTDFNHVLTRHEQGAIHAADGYARASGKPGVCIATSGPGATNLVTGIATAYMDSTPLVVITGNVFSSLIGTDAFQEADITGITMPITKHSYFVRDVEDLPRVIHEAFHVANTGRKGPVLIDIPKDVSAAKTLFTPVKTVNLRGYNPCTVPNKLQLDKLVRAIEVAERPIIIAGGGVIYSGAHEAMFEFVKRTEIPITTTLLGLGAFPSAEDLWMGMPGMHGTYTANNAIQQCDLLINIGARFDDRVTGRLDGFAPKAKIVHIDIDPAEIGKNVSPDIPIVGDVKIVLEMLNPEVGRASNADAWRTQIAQWKLDQPLRYKDSETELKPQWVIEMINDTTKGEAIVTTDVGQHQMWAAQYYKFNHPRSWITSGGLGTMGFGFPSAIGAQMAHPERLVVSINGDGGMQMCSQELAICAINNIPVKIVVINNQVLGMVRQWQNLIYDKRYSYTDLAGSPDFVKLAEAYGVKGLRATNKEEAHAAWQEALETPGPVLVEFVVPKDENVYPMVTQGSTIDHMLMGDE, encoded by the coding sequence ATGAGCGCACAAATACCGGATTTACGGTCTACTGAGCAGTTAAAAGAAAAATGGATGGAGCCGGAGGTCATTTCCGGTTCCGAGATATTACTCCGCAGCCTTGTATTGGAGGGTGTAGACACAGTATTCGGATATCCGGGTGGAGCTGTATTGTACATTTATGATGCATTGTACGGTTTTACGGATTTCAATCACGTGTTAACACGTCATGAGCAAGGCGCTATTCATGCAGCTGACGGTTACGCTAGAGCAAGTGGTAAACCAGGGGTATGTATAGCTACATCAGGTCCCGGAGCAACAAATCTTGTAACAGGTATTGCTACAGCATATATGGACTCAACTCCATTGGTTGTAATCACAGGCAACGTTTTCTCCAGCCTGATTGGTACAGATGCATTCCAGGAAGCAGACATTACTGGGATAACGATGCCAATCACTAAGCATAGCTACTTTGTAAGAGATGTAGAGGATCTCCCACGTGTTATTCATGAAGCTTTTCATGTAGCTAATACCGGACGCAAAGGACCAGTATTGATTGATATTCCGAAAGATGTGTCGGCAGCGAAAACATTGTTCACACCAGTGAAAACAGTCAATCTTCGTGGCTATAACCCTTGTACAGTACCAAACAAGCTGCAGCTTGATAAGTTGGTTCGCGCTATAGAGGTTGCTGAACGTCCGATCATCATTGCAGGTGGTGGAGTTATTTACTCCGGAGCACATGAAGCTATGTTCGAATTCGTGAAACGAACAGAAATTCCAATCACTACGACCTTGCTGGGTCTTGGAGCTTTCCCAAGTGCTGAAGATCTTTGGATGGGAATGCCAGGTATGCATGGCACATACACCGCAAACAACGCTATTCAGCAGTGTGATTTGCTCATTAATATCGGAGCTCGATTTGATGACCGTGTTACGGGTAGGCTGGATGGCTTCGCACCTAAGGCTAAGATCGTTCATATCGACATAGACCCTGCAGAAATCGGAAAGAATGTATCTCCTGATATTCCGATCGTAGGAGATGTGAAGATTGTACTGGAAATGTTGAATCCTGAGGTTGGCCGTGCATCTAATGCTGATGCTTGGAGAACACAGATTGCTCAGTGGAAACTTGATCAGCCACTTCGGTATAAAGATTCAGAGACAGAGCTTAAACCACAATGGGTTATTGAGATGATCAATGACACGACTAAAGGTGAAGCTATTGTCACTACGGATGTTGGCCAGCATCAGATGTGGGCAGCACAGTACTATAAGTTCAATCATCCACGTTCATGGATCACCTCAGGCGGTCTTGGAACGATGGGCTTCGGATTCCCATCAGCTATCGGTGCACAAATGGCACATCCTGAACGGTTGGTAGTATCGATAAACGGTGATGGCGGGATGCAAATGTGTTCTCAAGAACTTGCTATTTGTGCCATTAATAATATACCGGTTAAAATTGTAGTCATTAATAATCAGGTGCTTGGTATGGTTCGACAATGGCAAAATCTGATTTATGATAAACGTTATAGCTATACAGACCTCGCAGGCAGTCCGGATTTTGTAAAACTGGCTGAGGCTTATGGTGTAAAAGGTCTACGGGCTACGAACAAGGAAGAAGCGCATGCTGCTTGGCAGGAAGCACTGGAAACACCGGGTCCAGTATTGGTAGAATTCGTTGTTCCAAAAGACGAGAATGTCTACCCGATGGTAACTCAAGGTTCAACCATCGATCATATGCTGATGGGGGATGAATAA
- the ilvN gene encoding acetolactate synthase small subunit: protein MTVTRHTISVLVNDQPGVLQRVSGLFGRRGFNIESITVGQSEEVGLSRMVIVTLGDQHTLEQIEKQLYKLIDVIKVVDLGSKPMVARELALIKVNADPSERPEIMGVVETFRASVVDIGSTSLLVQVVGDTQKIDAMIELLKPYGIRELSRTGITAMVRGNS, encoded by the coding sequence ATAACAGTGACAAGACATACGATTTCTGTACTCGTAAATGACCAGCCGGGTGTGCTTCAGCGGGTGTCAGGTTTGTTCGGTCGCCGGGGATTTAATATTGAGAGTATTACCGTTGGTCAGTCCGAAGAGGTTGGGTTGTCTCGGATGGTCATCGTTACTCTTGGAGACCAGCACACGCTTGAACAAATTGAGAAGCAGCTCTATAAGCTAATTGATGTAATTAAGGTTGTTGATCTTGGTTCCAAGCCAATGGTTGCACGTGAGCTGGCTCTGATTAAAGTAAATGCTGATCCAAGTGAGCGTCCGGAAATTATGGGTGTAGTAGAGACTTTCCGTGCTTCAGTTGTCGACATCGGCAGCACCTCATTGCTAGTTCAGGTAGTTGGAGATACACAAAAGATTGACGCGATGATCGAGCTTTTGAAACCTTATGGAATTAGAGAGCTGTCTCGCACAGGTATTACGGCTATGGTACGTGGTAACTCTTAA
- the ilvC gene encoding ketol-acid reductoisomerase: MAVTTYYEQDAELSVLKGKTIAVIGYGSQGHAQAQNLRDSGLQVVIGLREGKSFETAKNDGFEVLPVAEAVSRADVVQILMPDETQASVYKNEVEPNLKKGAALMFSHGFNVHFGQIVAPKDADVLLVAPKSPGHMVRRTYVEGFGVPGLIAIEQDATGKAKDIGLAYAKGIGCTRAGVIETSFREETETDLFGEQAVLCGGVSALIKAGFETLTEAGYAPEMAYFECLHELKLIVDMVYEGGLSSMRDSISNTAEYGDYVTGPRIVTEDTKKAMKAVLTDIQEGKFARDFILENQSGRAFLTATRRNEAAHPVEVVGSQLREMMHWIKK, from the coding sequence ATGGCAGTGACAACGTACTATGAACAGGATGCAGAACTTAGTGTATTAAAAGGAAAGACAATTGCGGTAATTGGGTACGGTAGCCAAGGACATGCCCAAGCACAGAACCTACGTGACAGTGGTCTTCAGGTTGTCATCGGCCTACGTGAAGGTAAATCTTTTGAAACTGCGAAAAACGATGGTTTCGAAGTATTGCCAGTGGCTGAAGCAGTATCCCGTGCTGATGTTGTGCAAATTCTGATGCCAGATGAAACTCAGGCTTCCGTATATAAAAATGAAGTGGAACCGAACCTCAAAAAAGGCGCGGCTTTGATGTTCTCCCACGGATTTAACGTACACTTTGGACAAATCGTTGCTCCTAAAGATGCGGACGTGCTGCTCGTAGCACCAAAATCTCCAGGTCACATGGTTCGTCGTACTTATGTTGAAGGCTTTGGCGTTCCTGGCTTGATTGCTATCGAACAAGATGCAACAGGTAAAGCTAAAGACATCGGTCTTGCTTACGCAAAAGGTATCGGCTGTACACGCGCAGGAGTTATCGAAACTTCTTTCCGTGAAGAAACCGAAACCGACTTGTTCGGTGAACAAGCTGTACTTTGCGGTGGTGTATCCGCACTGATCAAAGCTGGATTCGAAACATTGACAGAAGCAGGATATGCTCCTGAAATGGCTTACTTCGAATGTCTGCACGAACTGAAACTGATCGTTGACATGGTATACGAAGGCGGATTGTCCAGCATGCGCGATTCCATCAGTAACACTGCGGAGTACGGCGACTATGTAACTGGACCACGCATTGTAACTGAAGATACTAAAAAAGCAATGAAAGCTGTTCTGACGGATATCCAAGAAGGTAAATTCGCTCGCGACTTTATCCTTGAGAACCAATCCGGACGTGCTTTCCTTACAGCTACTCGTCGTAACGAAGCTGCTCACCCAGTAGAAGTAGTAGGTAGCCAATTGCGTGAAATGATGCACTGGATTAAGAAGTAA
- a CDS encoding 2-isopropylmalate synthase: MRKIYVFDTTLRDGEQSPGVNLNAREKVEIAYQLEKLGIDRMEAGFPAASPGDLASVNAVARAVKNVTIIGLSRSRETDIDAVKEALQGAQDPCIHIFLATSPIHRQHKLRMDKAQVLETAQSAIRYAKKYFPKLEFSLEDAGRTEYDFMAEMVGMAIREGANVVNIPDTVGYLNPSEYGAIFKYLKENVPDIERVQLSAHCHNDLGMATANTLAAIQNGADQIEGTINGIGERAGNTAIEEVALALETRAEFFGAKTSLTLSEISRTSRLVSKLTGMVVPGNKAIVGANAFAHESGIHQDGMLKEKTTYEIMTPETIGLKESKLVLGKHSGRHAFRDKLSDLGYDLSEEELNTAFSRFKDLADKKKEVSDEDILALIEEKLIDTPEIFKLQTIYVTYGNEAIPTAKVIINGPEEQPIVAVAEGNGSVDAIYNAIDKATGEEVILGDYSIKSVSRGKDAQGEVHVVLSQGEVAAQGRGLSTDILEASARAYIDALNKLLEKRKTYTKRDHASL; the protein is encoded by the coding sequence ATGCGGAAAATTTATGTGTTCGATACGACGCTGCGTGACGGAGAGCAGTCGCCGGGTGTGAACCTCAACGCGCGTGAGAAAGTGGAGATCGCCTACCAGCTGGAAAAGCTGGGGATTGACCGTATGGAAGCGGGCTTTCCTGCTGCTTCGCCAGGTGATCTGGCTTCAGTAAATGCGGTAGCAAGAGCTGTAAAGAACGTCACGATAATCGGCCTTTCTCGTTCTAGAGAGACAGATATTGATGCAGTAAAAGAAGCGCTGCAGGGGGCACAGGACCCTTGCATTCATATTTTTCTAGCCACATCTCCTATTCACCGCCAGCATAAACTGCGGATGGATAAGGCTCAGGTGCTGGAAACTGCACAGTCAGCTATCCGATATGCTAAGAAATATTTTCCTAAACTTGAGTTTTCTTTAGAAGACGCAGGTCGTACGGAGTATGATTTCATGGCTGAAATGGTCGGAATGGCTATTCGAGAAGGCGCCAATGTTGTTAATATCCCGGATACTGTAGGTTATCTGAATCCTTCAGAGTATGGAGCTATCTTTAAATATTTAAAAGAAAATGTGCCTGACATTGAACGCGTACAGCTCAGTGCTCATTGTCATAATGATCTTGGTATGGCTACGGCGAATACGCTCGCTGCGATCCAGAATGGTGCGGATCAGATCGAAGGAACGATTAATGGTATTGGTGAACGCGCTGGGAACACAGCGATTGAAGAAGTTGCATTAGCGCTGGAGACACGTGCTGAATTTTTTGGCGCCAAAACTTCACTAACGTTATCCGAGATCTCTCGCACAAGCCGTCTGGTCAGCAAGCTGACAGGTATGGTAGTACCAGGGAATAAAGCGATTGTAGGAGCAAATGCATTTGCTCATGAATCGGGTATTCACCAGGACGGTATGCTAAAAGAGAAAACCACCTATGAGATCATGACACCGGAGACCATTGGACTTAAAGAGAGCAAATTGGTACTTGGTAAGCACTCTGGACGCCACGCTTTCCGCGATAAGTTAAGTGATTTAGGGTATGATTTATCCGAAGAAGAGCTTAATACAGCCTTTTCAAGATTTAAGGATTTGGCGGATAAGAAAAAAGAAGTGTCTGATGAAGATATTTTGGCATTGATTGAAGAGAAGCTAATTGATACGCCAGAAATATTCAAACTTCAGACGATTTACGTAACTTACGGTAATGAAGCTATTCCAACCGCCAAGGTGATTATTAATGGTCCGGAAGAGCAGCCGATCGTAGCTGTTGCCGAAGGGAATGGTTCAGTAGATGCAATCTACAATGCAATCGATAAAGCCACAGGTGAGGAAGTTATCCTTGGGGACTATTCCATTAAATCCGTCTCTCGTGGTAAAGATGCACAGGGCGAGGTTCATGTAGTACTGTCGCAGGGCGAAGTTGCTGCACAGGGCCGTGGACTTAGCACCGATATTCTAGAAGCGAGTGCCCGTGCTTACATCGATGCGCTTAACAAGCTTCTTGAGAAACGAAAAACTTATACCAAACGTGACCACGCTAGTCTTTAA
- a CDS encoding collagen binding domain-containing protein, translated as MLSKKKISAWLIVFLLVTQWAYSFGFGFNTPAYASGNGTGTVIGDNLITNVTLAVYTDDKYTSTVTGSVYELDSNTELNYTWALPDGHGYTEGSTFTFDLPTQFELYNDLNDNLMFHDEVIGTYTVDKNTNKVIFTFNDYIESHNQVGGTFKVRSLLSSKKITGSTNQTLTFPIQGGTQTIELNFKPKVSSTIEKKGTPKPQYYNPTSIAWTVDVNKALESINNAVVTDKLPVGVSLNTLSIAVYELDVNVDGTVSTGSLVNSSKYDVTGSSSGELNLKFNDKPITKAYRIEFSTDITGTGVDATTFYNEAVLTGDDGISKKASTTVTVGRGKPLSKEKTKYDEATQTISWAINFNYNEKTILAANAVLNDLFPNTQDLILSSVKVYPVTIDGNGDGVNGKALASSEYTVTPTTATGLNGFDLKFNNDIHSAYRIEYQTKANGRVYDDVTITNKVTYNGNTESATSDIRQHILYKNYSNVDYAKKTIDWTILINYDSETMENLVVTDTFGNAGLKLDRKSLKVEPTKGGAATVYSVTYKEHDPVAVDDGFVITFGAPITEPYTITYTTSFNYDWLAPKTDRFSNTAALKWKELVNGVLVSKDKEVTSTFFPRDEVKNNGEKSGSYNAITKEITWNVGANYNQKTLNKAELVDTIPAGQVVNKASVKVYKWEYGQNGDPSPQANVSSNDYKVDLTATELKVTFNKAIDYAFYVTFKTTFADEAIDSSTIINTAMLYDGTTEESAKLEASVNVPQGGEYVNKTGSQDGNKINWTININRNQSFVKDAVLTDVPSDNQILLSNTFHVYKTSVKSDGTVEPTTQELIRDTDYKLEITTDIDGKESFKLSFLKDISEAYILKYDSLITANNNDKVTNKVSFDGKNIKVITNESTEEITVKFSSGSGTGSGVRGPLTITKVDDDDHKKLLSGAVFDLYRVIDKDKIWIKEGTTGVNGVLEFTKLPGGKYVLIETTAPAGYVLDPTPHEVDINTTAGLKLTITNKFPTPTATPMPTATSTPTPTATPTPTATSTPTPTPTPTATPTPTTTPTSTVTPIPSPTATPTSTETPVSTVTPTSTPDNPTVPVSTPTPIPGVIVTATPSATPVVATPTVTPTIAPTSTPTVTPVATSTPIVPKVTPPVEKLTTDEDIPIEGEIPLGGLPSIGDEPDHGKVTITKDGKWIYTPDPGFIGKDKFTIIVTDENGNKEEIEIEIDVEEVPTGTVKEPGDNSNKPTQLPKTGEDSALPIYLVGGSLVLVGFVLARRFKRSN; from the coding sequence ATGTTATCAAAAAAGAAAATAAGCGCATGGCTCATAGTATTTTTACTTGTGACGCAATGGGCTTATAGCTTTGGCTTCGGGTTTAATACGCCGGCATATGCGAGTGGAAATGGCACTGGTACTGTGATTGGAGATAATCTCATTACTAATGTAACGCTGGCTGTATACACCGATGACAAATACACTAGTACGGTGACTGGAAGCGTATATGAACTTGATTCCAATACGGAATTGAACTATACATGGGCACTTCCAGATGGGCATGGTTATACGGAGGGCTCAACCTTTACGTTTGATCTTCCTACACAGTTTGAACTTTATAATGACCTGAATGATAATCTAATGTTTCATGATGAGGTTATTGGAACTTATACAGTCGACAAAAATACCAACAAAGTTATATTTACATTTAACGATTATATTGAATCCCACAATCAAGTGGGGGGTACCTTTAAGGTAAGATCGCTTCTGAGCTCCAAGAAAATCACTGGCTCTACGAATCAGACGCTGACGTTTCCAATACAAGGTGGTACCCAGACAATTGAGCTTAATTTCAAGCCAAAAGTTAGCTCTACAATAGAAAAAAAAGGTACGCCTAAGCCGCAGTATTATAATCCAACAAGCATTGCATGGACGGTTGATGTAAACAAGGCACTGGAGAGTATTAACAATGCGGTGGTTACTGACAAGCTTCCTGTGGGAGTGTCACTAAATACGCTATCTATTGCTGTTTATGAGCTTGATGTGAATGTCGATGGGACTGTGAGTACTGGTAGTTTGGTGAATAGCAGCAAGTACGATGTGACAGGCTCCTCTTCTGGAGAGCTTAACCTGAAATTCAATGACAAACCGATTACTAAGGCTTACCGGATTGAATTTTCTACGGATATTACTGGTACTGGTGTAGATGCAACAACATTTTATAATGAGGCTGTCTTAACTGGTGATGACGGGATTTCTAAGAAAGCTAGTACTACGGTTACAGTAGGGCGCGGCAAGCCGTTATCTAAAGAAAAAACAAAATACGACGAAGCGACCCAGACAATTTCCTGGGCTATAAATTTCAATTACAATGAAAAAACAATTTTAGCTGCAAATGCTGTATTGAACGATTTGTTCCCCAATACACAAGATCTAATTCTCAGCTCTGTTAAAGTCTACCCTGTAACCATCGACGGTAATGGAGATGGAGTTAATGGGAAGGCACTTGCGTCTAGCGAATATACGGTAACTCCAACGACGGCAACGGGGTTAAATGGTTTTGACCTGAAATTCAACAATGATATACATTCGGCGTACCGGATTGAGTATCAGACAAAGGCAAATGGCAGAGTATATGATGATGTTACGATTACGAACAAAGTGACTTATAATGGAAATACTGAATCCGCAACAAGTGATATCAGGCAGCATATTCTTTATAAAAATTATAGTAATGTTGATTATGCGAAAAAGACCATTGATTGGACCATTCTAATTAACTACGATAGTGAAACCATGGAGAATCTGGTGGTGACGGATACTTTCGGTAATGCTGGACTGAAGCTTGATCGAAAGTCATTAAAGGTTGAACCGACAAAAGGTGGAGCTGCAACCGTTTATAGCGTTACTTACAAGGAGCATGATCCGGTTGCTGTAGACGATGGTTTTGTGATTACTTTTGGTGCTCCGATAACCGAACCTTACACAATTACTTATACAACAAGCTTTAACTATGATTGGCTAGCTCCCAAGACAGATAGATTCTCTAATACAGCTGCACTTAAGTGGAAGGAATTGGTGAATGGAGTATTGGTCTCGAAGGACAAAGAAGTTACCTCAACCTTCTTTCCAAGAGATGAAGTCAAGAACAATGGTGAGAAGAGTGGTTCTTACAATGCTATAACGAAGGAAATTACCTGGAACGTTGGCGCCAATTATAATCAGAAAACGTTAAATAAAGCTGAACTGGTGGACACCATTCCGGCTGGCCAAGTTGTCAATAAGGCTTCTGTAAAAGTTTATAAATGGGAGTATGGCCAGAATGGGGACCCTTCTCCACAAGCTAATGTAAGTTCTAATGATTATAAAGTAGATCTGACTGCCACTGAACTGAAGGTAACATTTAACAAAGCCATTGATTATGCGTTCTATGTCACTTTCAAAACTACGTTTGCTGATGAAGCGATTGATTCAAGCACAATTATCAATACAGCTATGCTATATGACGGTACAACAGAAGAGTCCGCAAAGCTGGAAGCTTCCGTTAATGTCCCTCAAGGCGGGGAATACGTTAATAAAACTGGCTCCCAGGATGGTAATAAGATTAATTGGACAATTAACATCAACCGTAACCAATCTTTTGTAAAAGATGCTGTACTTACGGATGTTCCGAGTGACAATCAAATCCTCCTGTCTAATACATTCCATGTCTATAAAACGTCAGTTAAAAGTGATGGGACTGTAGAACCAACTACTCAAGAACTGATTAGAGATACGGACTACAAGCTGGAGATTACTACAGATATCGACGGAAAGGAAAGCTTTAAGCTTAGTTTCCTAAAAGATATCTCAGAGGCGTATATTCTGAAATATGACTCTCTGATCACAGCAAATAACAATGATAAAGTAACTAATAAGGTTAGTTTTGATGGTAAAAACATCAAGGTCATTACAAATGAAAGTACCGAGGAAATTACAGTTAAGTTCTCTAGCGGTTCCGGCACAGGGAGCGGTGTAAGAGGTCCATTAACGATCACGAAGGTAGACGATGATGATCATAAAAAGCTGCTAAGTGGAGCTGTCTTTGATCTATATCGTGTCATTGATAAGGACAAGATCTGGATTAAGGAGGGGACTACGGGTGTAAATGGGGTACTTGAATTTACCAAGCTGCCAGGAGGTAAATATGTATTGATTGAAACAACAGCACCAGCTGGTTATGTTCTCGATCCAACACCACATGAAGTGGATATTAATACAACGGCAGGTCTTAAGTTAACGATAACCAATAAATTCCCGACGCCGACAGCAACACCGATGCCGACAGCAACATCGACGCCGACGCCGACAGCAACGCCGACGCCGACAGCAACATCGACGCCGACGCCGACGCCGACGCCGACAGCAACACCGACACCGACGACGACACCGACGTCAACAGTAACACCAATACCATCACCAACAGCAACACCTACGTCGACGGAAACACCTGTGTCGACAGTAACACCGACGTCGACGCCAGACAATCCAACGGTTCCTGTATCGACGCCGACGCCAATACCGGGAGTAATCGTTACTGCTACTCCATCCGCAACACCTGTGGTGGCAACGCCAACTGTAACGCCAACCATAGCACCAACCTCAACACCAACTGTCACACCGGTGGCAACTAGTACTCCTATTGTTCCGAAGGTGACTCCACCTGTAGAGAAACTGACTACAGATGAGGACATTCCTATTGAAGGTGAAATCCCACTTGGAGGATTGCCGAGTATCGGTGATGAGCCAGATCATGGTAAGGTGACAATTACTAAGGACGGCAAATGGATTTACACACCGGATCCGGGCTTCATTGGAAAAGACAAGTTCACGATCATTGTGACAGATGAGAATGGAAATAAAGAAGAGATCGAGATCGAGATTGATGTCGAGGAAGTACCAACAGGTACAGTCAAAGAGCCAGGGGATAACAGCAATAAACCAACTCAGCTTCCGAAAACGGGAGAAGACAGTGCACTTCCTATTTACTTAGTAGGTGGAAGTCTAGTTCTTGTAGGATTTGTGTTAGCTCGAAGATTTAAACGAAGTAATTAA